One segment of Myotis daubentonii chromosome 11, mMyoDau2.1, whole genome shotgun sequence DNA contains the following:
- the LOC132212344 gene encoding alpha-1-acid glycoprotein-like: MALPWALAVLSLLPLLDAQSPACPNFSVPITNASLDQISGKWFYIASAYRFPDYKKEASEIHAVFFYFTPNHTEDTILLREYTTVGDQCLYNSSSVKVHRENGTLSKSENGREHFRHLLLPKDPKTFMLASFPEDKQNMGLSFFADKPEATPEQMQQFYDYLTCMGMDKSEVMYTDEKKNVCLPLEKQHDEERKKEDERSETGTALD; encoded by the exons ATGGCGCTGCCCTGGGCCCTTGCAGTCTTGAGCCTTCTTCCCCTGCTGGATGCCCAGAGCCCGGCGTGTCCCAATTTCTCGGTGCCCATCACCAATGCCTCCCTGGATCAG ATCTCTGGCAAGTGGTTTTATATTGCCTCAGCTTACCGCTTCCCCGACTACAAGAAGGAAGCTAGTGAGATCCATGCAGTCTTCTTTTACTTCACCCCCAACCACACAGAGGACACGATACTGCTCAGAGAGTACACAACCGT GGGGGACCAGTGCCTCTATAACTCCAGCAGCGTGAAGGTCCATCGGGAAAATGGGACCCTGTCCAAATCCG AGAATGGCAGAGAACATTTTcgccacctgctgctccccaaGGACCCCAAGACCTTCATGCTCGCCTCTTTCCCAGAAGACAAGCAGAACATGGGGCTGTCCTTCTTTG CTGACAAGCCAGAGGCGACCCCAGAGCAAATGCAACAGTTCTATGACTACCTCACGTGCATGGGCATGGACAAGTCAGAAGTCATGTACACGGATGAAAAAAAG AATGTGTGCCTGCCGCTGGAGAAACAGCACgatgaggaaaggaagaaggaagacgAGAGGTCTGAGACAGGCACAGCATTGGATTAG